From Pleurocapsa sp. PCC 7319:
CCATAACTCGTTTCAGCTTTTTGACGTAGATATCGTCTTTGATCAGCAGCATGGAACGATCAGTTAATTGAAATACATACTGGCTCACAGAATTACTCAAAATAGACTGTAGTTTACCTAAACCTCTTGAGCCCATGATAATTAAGTCAGCATCAGTATCTTGAGCAACTTTTAACACTGTGGTTTTAGTGTCTCCTTCTTCAACTATATAACTTACTTTGTCTTTGTCTATTCCCAATTTAGTTACCAGGTCATCAATATTCGATTGTGCAGCTTCTTTGACCTCTTCTGTTTCTTTGGTGGTTTTGGGTGATACAACACGTAGGATTGATAATTGAGTGTTTTTGGTGGCAGGAAGCTCAAGCAAAATTTTGAGCATATCTTGAGCATTATCGGCACCAGAATCTGCATATAAGATTTTATTAAGCATTTCTCACCCTAAATATTTTGATCACATTTGATTTTTCTGATGATTATAGATTACTGCTAATTCCAACCCTAAAGATTATTAGCGTGTAGAAAACTTACATTTGTTAAATTAATT
This genomic window contains:
- a CDS encoding universal stress protein codes for the protein MLNKILYADSGADNAQDMLKILLELPATKNTQLSILRVVSPKTTKETEEVKEAAQSNIDDLVTKLGIDKDKVSYIVEEGDTKTTVLKVAQDTDADLIIMGSRGLGKLQSILSNSVSQYVFQLTDRSMLLIKDDIYVKKLKRVMVAIDKSPSAQYALDEALSLLQGYSDAEIFLTRVNPDLDPNLALSKEDIENNPILAPAIAKVKRMGLDYQCLLSGGRPAQKICSLAEARNIDLLILGSPERRPSIAKNLPDIDRLLGSSLSDYIRIKAPCPVLLARQEV